In Propionimicrobium sp. PCR01-08-3, one DNA window encodes the following:
- a CDS encoding class I SAM-dependent methyltransferase, which yields MSETFLLDQRSVAFAEDYVPASEQVSAARRNAIADDAPAPSNGVTTALTFLAKALDATAVVEIGTGTGTTGLALFEGMNPNGVLTSIDSEVDWQLDAKQTFRDNQIPSQRFRLISGRPLDVLNNLRDGAYDLVLINADKLEYVEYVAQAERLLRSGGIAVINDALWQDLVADPADETDETVIIREALTAVQEAEIFTPLLLPLGEGLLAAVKN from the coding sequence GTGAGTGAGACTTTCCTGCTCGACCAGCGTTCGGTCGCTTTTGCCGAGGACTATGTTCCTGCCTCTGAACAGGTCAGTGCCGCCAGGCGCAATGCGATCGCAGACGATGCTCCTGCGCCATCCAACGGCGTAACCACTGCCCTGACCTTCCTCGCCAAGGCGCTCGATGCCACGGCGGTCGTCGAGATCGGCACCGGCACGGGGACGACCGGCCTGGCGCTTTTCGAGGGCATGAATCCCAACGGCGTCCTCACCAGCATCGACTCGGAGGTCGACTGGCAGTTGGACGCGAAGCAGACCTTCCGTGACAACCAAATTCCCTCGCAGCGTTTCCGGTTGATCTCGGGACGCCCGCTCGACGTGCTCAACAACCTGCGCGATGGTGCCTACGACCTGGTCCTGATCAACGCGGACAAGCTCGAATATGTGGAATACGTTGCGCAGGCCGAAAGGCTGCTGCGTTCTGGTGGCATCGCAGTGATCAACGACGCCCTGTGGCAAGACCTGGTCGCCGATCCGGCGGACGAAACCGATGAGACGGTCATCATCCGGGAGGCACTCACCGCGGTACAGGAGGCGGAGATCTTCACCCCGCTGCTGCTCCCGCTGGGCGAGGGGCTGCTCGCCGCCGTCAAGAACTGA
- the glgC gene encoding glucose-1-phosphate adenylyltransferase — MAQPKVLSIVLAGGEGKRLMPLTADRAKPAVPFGGTYRLIDFALSNMVNSGFTKVAVLTQYKSHSLDRHITVSWRLSSMLGNYITPVPAQQRRGPHWYQGSADAIYQSMNLINDENPDYIIVFGADNIYRMDVAQMLQAHIDSRLPASVAAIRVPRNEASAFGIIDAGSDRVIERFLEKPKDPPGLPDSPDESFASMGNYIFSRKEFVECLEADGHDKESKHDMGGNIIPSFVDAHECSVYDFTENDVPGSTELDRNYWRDVGTIDAFFDAHMDLISVVPQFNLYNQQWPIWTQQPQLPGAKFTLHGTAESSIVTNGCIISGGDVDHSVLSPGVRIENHSSVDGCVIMHNSRVGQNCVLRNVILDKNVVVPDGVQIGVDHEADEARGFTISDHGVTVVPKNVEVTPI, encoded by the coding sequence ATGGCACAACCCAAAGTTCTCTCGATTGTTCTTGCCGGGGGCGAGGGCAAACGACTCATGCCCCTCACTGCTGATCGGGCCAAGCCGGCCGTACCCTTCGGTGGCACCTACCGCCTCATCGATTTCGCCCTCTCAAATATGGTGAATTCCGGCTTCACGAAAGTCGCCGTGCTCACCCAGTACAAGTCGCATTCGCTCGACCGGCACATCACCGTCAGCTGGCGCCTGTCGAGCATGCTCGGCAACTACATCACGCCGGTTCCGGCTCAGCAGCGCCGCGGACCGCACTGGTATCAGGGCAGTGCTGATGCCATCTACCAGTCGATGAACCTGATCAACGATGAGAATCCCGATTACATCATCGTCTTCGGCGCCGACAACATCTATCGGATGGATGTCGCGCAGATGCTGCAGGCGCATATCGATTCCCGGCTGCCTGCCTCGGTTGCGGCTATCCGGGTGCCCAGAAACGAGGCTTCGGCGTTCGGCATCATCGATGCCGGCTCTGACCGGGTGATCGAGCGTTTCTTGGAGAAGCCGAAAGATCCGCCAGGGCTTCCCGATTCACCGGACGAGTCGTTCGCCTCCATGGGCAACTACATCTTCAGCCGGAAAGAATTCGTGGAATGCCTGGAAGCCGACGGGCACGACAAGGAATCCAAGCACGACATGGGCGGCAACATCATCCCATCGTTCGTTGACGCCCACGAATGCTCGGTCTACGACTTCACCGAGAATGACGTCCCGGGCTCCACCGAACTCGACCGCAACTATTGGCGTGACGTGGGCACCATCGATGCCTTCTTCGATGCTCATATGGACCTGATCTCGGTGGTTCCGCAGTTCAACCTGTACAACCAGCAATGGCCGATCTGGACTCAGCAGCCGCAGCTGCCCGGCGCGAAGTTCACCTTGCACGGCACCGCCGAAAGCTCGATCGTGACGAACGGCTGCATCATCTCCGGCGGCGATGTCGATCACTCGGTGCTCAGCCCCGGTGTGCGTATCGAAAATCATTCATCGGTCGATGGTTGCGTCATCATGCACAACTCGCGGGTCGGGCAGAACTGTGTGCTGCGTAACGTCATCCTCGACAAGAATGTGGTCGTGCCCGACGGCGTGCAGATCGGCGTCGATCACGAAGCGGACGAGGCGCGCGGCTTCACGATCTCGGACCACGGCGTCACCGTCGTCCCGAAGAATGTCGAGGTCACGCCGATTTAG
- the glgA gene encoding glycogen synthase: MRVSILTREYPPYIYGGAGVHVGQLVPQLRKFCDFVDVQAMGEPREGATAHPENYPEGANGAIRTLGADVAMAAAVPEVDVIHAHTWYAQFAGIIAGQFQDVPTVVTAHSLEPDRPWKVEQLGGGYRVSSWIEKTAYENADAVIAVSAAMIENIQNAYPFVERERIHVVRNGIDPDEFKPDPNTDIIEGLGVDLDKPIVTFVGRITRQKGLVHLVRAAQLLDPDTQVLLLAGAPDTPEIAEEFNKAFGDLDASRSGVKWVQEMLPRESVRQVLTHSTVFACPSIYEPLGIVNLEAMACEIPVVASAVGGIPEVVVDGETGLLVPYDPAKAGDASYIEAFEKDFADKLNQVTRDRSRAREMGLAGRRRCIDQFSWEKIARETVEVYKAAIAHHDAKKK; the protein is encoded by the coding sequence ATGCGCGTTTCGATACTCACCCGGGAATACCCTCCCTATATCTACGGCGGTGCCGGCGTCCACGTCGGACAACTGGTTCCCCAACTCCGCAAGTTCTGTGACTTCGTTGACGTTCAGGCCATGGGCGAGCCCCGCGAAGGCGCCACCGCCCATCCCGAGAACTACCCCGAAGGCGCCAACGGCGCCATCCGTACGCTGGGCGCCGACGTTGCGATGGCCGCCGCCGTGCCCGAGGTCGACGTCATCCACGCACATACCTGGTATGCGCAGTTCGCCGGCATCATCGCCGGCCAGTTCCAAGACGTCCCGACCGTGGTGACCGCCCACTCGCTGGAGCCCGATCGTCCGTGGAAGGTCGAGCAACTGGGCGGTGGCTATCGGGTTTCGAGCTGGATCGAGAAGACCGCCTATGAGAATGCGGACGCCGTGATCGCGGTCTCCGCGGCCATGATCGAGAACATTCAGAATGCCTACCCGTTCGTCGAGCGGGAGCGTATTCACGTGGTCAGGAACGGCATCGATCCCGACGAGTTCAAGCCCGACCCCAACACCGACATCATCGAAGGCTTGGGCGTCGATCTTGATAAGCCGATCGTGACCTTCGTCGGACGCATTACCCGCCAGAAGGGCCTGGTCCATCTGGTTCGCGCGGCACAGCTGCTGGATCCGGACACCCAGGTGCTGCTGCTGGCGGGCGCCCCCGACACCCCGGAGATCGCCGAAGAGTTCAACAAGGCGTTCGGTGACCTCGACGCATCGCGCAGCGGCGTGAAGTGGGTGCAGGAGATGCTGCCCCGCGAGTCGGTGCGGCAGGTGCTCACCCATTCGACAGTGTTTGCCTGCCCGTCCATCTATGAGCCGCTCGGCATCGTCAATCTTGAGGCCATGGCCTGCGAGATTCCGGTGGTGGCTTCGGCCGTCGGCGGCATTCCCGAGGTCGTGGTGGATGGCGAGACCGGGCTGCTGGTGCCCTACGACCCGGCCAAGGCCGGCGATGCGTCCTACATCGAGGCATTCGAGAAGGACTTCGCCGACAAGCTGAACCAGGTGACCCGCGATCGGTCACGGGCCCGCGAGATGGGCCTTGCCGGCCGCCGGCGCTGCATCGACCAGTTCAGTTGGGAGAAGATCGCCCGGGAGACCGTGGAGGTCTACAAGGCGGCCATCGCCCATCACGACGCCAAGAAGAAGTGA
- a CDS encoding DUF3117 domain-containing protein, translated as MAAMKPRTGDGPMEVAKEGRGIVMRVPVDGGGRLVVELNAEEASSLLECLKSVVG; from the coding sequence ATGGCAGCGATGAAACCGCGTACGGGTGACGGCCCGATGGAGGTCGCTAAAGAAGGCCGTGGCATCGTGATGCGAGTTCCGGTGGATGGCGGTGGCCGGCTGGTGGTCGAGTTGAACGCTGAAGAAGCGTCCTCCCTGCTGGAGTGCCTCAAATCCGTGGTGGGCTGA
- a CDS encoding DivIVA domain-containing protein, whose protein sequence is MGWVFAALMIVIVGFIFFAATGRGGEMAPQVDDRPAPRVPSKGEPITAKDLDGLSFAVVTRGYSMEQVDAVLDRVSAQLDGTSDSSEKMDEGAPVDPELIGGVPNGWPESL, encoded by the coding sequence ATGGGTTGGGTTTTCGCTGCGCTGATGATCGTGATCGTCGGCTTCATCTTCTTCGCCGCAACTGGCCGGGGTGGCGAGATGGCGCCCCAGGTGGACGATCGCCCGGCGCCCAGAGTCCCGTCCAAAGGCGAACCGATCACCGCGAAGGACCTCGACGGACTCTCGTTCGCGGTAGTCACCCGAGGCTATTCGATGGAACAGGTGGACGCAGTACTGGACCGTGTTTCGGCACAACTCGATGGCACCTCTGATTCGTCCGAAAAGATGGACGAAGGCGCGCCCGTCGACCCGGAACTCATCGGTGGAGTGCCCAACGGCTGGCCGGAGAGCCTCTGA
- the dapE gene encoding succinyl-diaminopimelate desuccinylase, giving the protein MPLPTDNLLELFRAIVDIESVSHNERELANEVAAALRACAHLEVVRDGDALMARTDLGRPERVIIAGHLDTVPVDGNLPSTITGSGDQTIVHGRGTCDMKGGIACMVWLAQRLTAPNRDIIWVFYDCEEIENTANGLRRLAANHPEWLKADLAVLMEPTSAQIEGGCQGTTRFDITTIGAAAHSARSWLGHNAIHDIVDVLERVRGFDARQIEVDGLTYREGLNATLINGGLASNVVPPSCTVQINYRFAPDKSGERALALMEKLFDGWTLELRDLSPGARPGLDQPAAAAFVQAVGGEPRPKYGWTDVARFASLGMPAVNFGPGDAGKAHAIDEECPLADVQACVDALTRWLTGCDTM; this is encoded by the coding sequence ATGCCATTGCCCACCGATAATCTGCTCGAGTTGTTCCGGGCCATCGTCGACATCGAGTCGGTCAGCCACAACGAACGCGAATTGGCGAACGAGGTAGCGGCGGCGCTTCGCGCGTGCGCGCATCTGGAAGTGGTGCGCGACGGCGATGCGCTGATGGCACGCACCGATCTCGGACGGCCTGAGCGGGTCATCATCGCGGGACATCTCGACACCGTGCCGGTGGACGGAAACCTGCCCTCGACGATCACGGGTAGCGGCGACCAAACCATCGTGCACGGACGCGGCACCTGTGACATGAAGGGCGGCATCGCCTGCATGGTCTGGCTCGCGCAGCGGCTGACCGCGCCGAACCGCGACATCATCTGGGTGTTCTACGACTGCGAAGAGATCGAGAACACCGCGAACGGGCTGCGCAGACTGGCCGCCAACCATCCGGAGTGGCTGAAGGCCGATCTGGCGGTCCTGATGGAACCCACCAGTGCGCAAATCGAGGGCGGCTGCCAGGGCACGACGCGGTTCGACATCACCACCATCGGGGCGGCCGCGCACAGCGCCCGCAGTTGGCTGGGTCATAACGCCATCCATGACATCGTCGACGTGCTGGAGCGGGTGCGTGGGTTCGACGCCCGGCAGATCGAGGTCGACGGACTCACCTACCGTGAGGGACTCAACGCCACATTGATCAACGGGGGGTTGGCGTCCAATGTGGTGCCGCCCAGCTGCACCGTGCAGATCAACTACCGGTTTGCTCCCGATAAGTCGGGCGAACGGGCGCTCGCCTTGATGGAGAAGCTCTTCGACGGGTGGACGCTTGAGCTGCGCGACCTGTCGCCGGGGGCGCGTCCGGGCCTTGACCAACCGGCCGCCGCAGCATTCGTGCAGGCGGTCGGGGGAGAGCCTCGTCCGAAATATGGCTGGACCGACGTCGCGAGATTCGCCTCGCTGGGCATGCCCGCGGTCAACTTCGGGCCCGGGGACGCGGGAAAGGCGCATGCCATCGATGAAGAATGCCCGCTTGCCGATGTGCAGGCGTGCGTGGACGCCCTGACCCGTTGGCTGACCGGTTGTGACACCATGTGA
- the dapD gene encoding 2,3,4,5-tetrahydropyridine-2,6-dicarboxylate N-succinyltransferase — protein MSEFDASSDFDPTTAPGLKAWGWGLRCVHASGQVLDTWYPDPKIGEPGSDDSLAPRSLRAHRFHSETRHVVTELVQTVINLDAAPETTEDAYLRLHLLSKRLRKPRSINLDGIFGVLPNVVWTSWGPCHADSFEEIRADLQGRRGGLIVLSVDKFPRMLDYVVPSGVRIGDGDRVRLGAHLAEGTTVMHEGFVNYNAGTLGASMVEGRISQGVVVDDGSDIGGGASIMGTLSGGGKEMISIGRGCLLGAESGLGISLGDNCVIEAGLYITAGTKVRLPSGDIAKARELSGKSDLLFLRDSQTGAVVVKPRAGQSIELNSALHAN, from the coding sequence ATGAGCGAGTTTGACGCGTCCAGTGACTTCGACCCGACGACCGCCCCCGGACTGAAGGCGTGGGGCTGGGGCCTGCGATGCGTCCATGCGTCCGGTCAGGTGTTGGACACCTGGTATCCCGATCCGAAGATCGGCGAGCCGGGCAGCGACGATTCGCTGGCGCCCCGGTCGCTGCGCGCCCATCGCTTCCATAGCGAGACCCGGCACGTGGTCACCGAGCTCGTGCAGACCGTCATTAACCTGGACGCTGCGCCCGAAACCACCGAGGACGCCTACCTACGTCTTCACCTGCTGAGCAAGCGGCTCCGCAAACCGCGCAGCATCAATCTCGACGGCATCTTCGGCGTGCTGCCGAACGTGGTCTGGACGAGCTGGGGCCCCTGCCACGCCGACAGCTTTGAAGAGATCCGCGCCGACCTGCAGGGGCGCCGGGGCGGGCTCATTGTGCTCTCGGTCGACAAGTTCCCCCGCATGCTCGACTATGTCGTCCCCAGTGGCGTGCGGATCGGCGACGGTGACCGGGTGCGTCTGGGTGCACATCTGGCCGAGGGCACCACGGTCATGCACGAAGGCTTCGTCAACTACAACGCCGGCACCCTCGGCGCCTCCATGGTGGAGGGACGCATCAGCCAAGGCGTCGTTGTCGACGACGGCTCCGACATCGGCGGCGGAGCGTCCATCATGGGGACGCTGTCGGGCGGCGGCAAAGAGATGATCAGCATCGGACGAGGCTGCCTGCTGGGCGCCGAATCGGGCTTGGGCATCTCGCTGGGTGACAACTGCGTGATCGAGGCGGGTCTCTATATCACCGCCGGCACCAAGGTGCGGTTGCCCTCCGGTGACATCGCGAAAGCCCGTGAGCTCAGCGGCAAGAGCGATCTACTCTTCCTGCGCGATTCTCAAACCGGCGCCGTCGTCGTGAAGCCGCGCGCTGGCCAGAGCATCGAATTGAACTCCGCCCTGCACGCGAACTGA